TTCGACCGGTTCGGCTCGATCATCGTGCTGTTCCGGGGGGCTGCGCCAGCGCCGTCGCGACAGGTGGCGGAGGCGGCACCGCACATTGTCGCGACGATTTCGGGGCCCTGGGACGTCACCTTCCAGCCGGATCGGGGCGCGCCTGCCGCCGCGCGCTTCGATCATCTGAGCGATTTTCGCGCCAATGCCGATCCTGGCATCCGCTATTTCTCCGGCATCGCCACCTACCGGACGACGCTGGACGTGCCCCGCATGACGGCGAAACGCGCGTCCGGCTTATGGCTGGATCTCGGCGACGTGCGCGATCTGGCGGAGGTTGTGGTGAATGGCACGCCGGTGGGAACGGTGTGGAAGCCACCTTACCGCGTCGACATATCGAGAGCGGTCAGACCGGGACGCAACATCGTGGATGTCCGATCGGTCAATCTGTGGGTCAATCGCCTGATCGGCGATGTCCAGCCCGGTGCGACGAAGAAGGTCACGTTTACGGCAGCGGACGGACAGATCGACGCGACAACGGCACGGGGGCGCTCGGCGCAGATGCCCTATAAGCCCGACGCTCCGCTGCGCCCATCCGGCTTGCTGGGCCCTGTGACGCTTGTCGAGCAGCAATGACGAAAGAAGGCGGGTTTGCCGATCGCCAGTTCAAACCCCGCACGTTGGCGCCGTGCCAACGTAAAAGTCAAAAATGACAAACTCTCGCGCTCGATAGCATTTCGCATACTCGGATGTTCTGGCTATCGTATTTGAATATAAGGATAATATATCAACATATTTGTTTCTAAAGAAATTGACAGCGCTCCCGGAATCGCCTTAGAAAGTCGATGCAATGCGGCGGTCGGGAAAACCCGAACAATGATCCGCAGGCGGAGGAGAGGGGCTGTGAAACATTCGAAGCTATTCGTGCGTCGGCTGCAGATCGTTATGCTGGCGGGGACTGCATCGTCGGCGATCTTGCCGGCTTTAGCTCAGGCGCAAAGCATGCCGGCTACACAGCAGGATGCTGCCTCATCACAAACGCCAGAGCCCGAAACTGGGGAAAACTCGCCCGCGGTGCTTCCAGCGAGAGCCGCGTCTTCCGGGCCAAGTGATGCCGAGATCGCCGAGATCATCGTGACCGGCACAAGCATCCGTGGAGCGGCGCCGGTAGGCTCGGCCCTGATCAGCGTGACGCGTGATCAGATCACGGCGATCGGCGCGCAGACCACGCAGGACATCATTCGCAATACGCCGGCCTTTGGCGCATTCGGACAAGCTCTCGTGCCGACGGGGGACTTCGGTCAGGTCGGCATCAAGCCGTCCATCCACAATATCGGAAACGGTGCCACTCTCACGCTGATGAACGGCCATCGCCTGGTCGGAGCGGGCATTCTTCAGACCAACGCCGATCCGTCTGTCATACCGCCCGCAGCCGTGGAGCGTATCGAAGTCATCGCGGACGGTGCGTCGGCGATCTATGGCTCCGATGCGGTGGCTGGCGTGGTGAACATCATCCTGCGGAAGAACTTCAACGGCATCGAACTGTCCGGGCGCTACGGTTTCGCCGACAATTATCGCACGTTCGACCTCAACGGGGTCATCGGGCGCAGTTGGGGGACAGGATCGATCATGGTCGCGGGCGAGTTCACCGGCAATGACTCGCTGTTCGGACGCAATCGCGATTATGTGCTGCAGGACCAGCGCTCGATCGGGTTCAACGATCTGCGGACCACCGCGTCGATCCCGCCGAACATCACCATGCAGGGCGTGACATATGCATATCCCGGTTTCGGTACGACGCCCAATCTCTACGATAGTTCGCAAGTCGGCAGCCTAATTCCCCGCTCAAGGCGCTACAGCTTCGCCGCTTATGCCCGGCAGGAAGTCACCGACCACATCGAACTGTACAGCGATGCCTTCTATTCTCGGCGCAAATCCGTCGTGACGGTCGATCCCGGCGGCATCACGCCAACCATCACGACTGCCAACCCGTTCTTCGTGCGCGTGCCAGGCACGACGGCGAACACGCAGATCGCGCGTCTCAGTCTGCTCCCTTTGATCGGGGCTCTCTATACGCCGTCCAAGCTGAAAGGCATGGGCATCGTCCTCGGTACGAATATCGATATCGGCAGCGACTTCCGGGTGACGATCGAAGGAAACCTTGGGCACGAAGACGATACCAACAAGCAGCAGACCATCAACAACAGCGCGGTGGCGGCGGCCGCCGCAGGCACGACGACGGCCACAGCGCTCGATCCCTATACGGGGCGGACGAATCCGAGCGTGGTCGCGGGCCTGGTTGGCGTGAACGATGCCCGAAACATCCAGAATCTGCGGGAGGCTATGGCCAAGATCGATGGCCCGCTCTTCGATCTTCCCGGCGGATCCGTGAAGATCGCGGCGGGTATCCAATATCATTATGAATCGTTGAAGCAATCATACAACACCATCGGCGTTAACGGCACCCTGGTGTCGAAGCTGAGCCGTAACTTCCTTTCGCAATATGCCGAAGTTCTGATCCCGGTGTTCGGTGACGATTTCGTGTTTCCATTGTTGCGAAAGGTCGATCTGTCAGCATCTATCCGTCACGATAAATATAGCGATGTCGGAAATACGACGAACCCGAAGTTCGGTATCAACTGGTCGCCGGCGAGGGGCATGAACCTGCACGGCTCCTACGGAACGTCGTTCCGCGCCCCACCGCTGGCGGACAAGAATCCGGCGAGTATCGACACGCGGGTGCAGCCGCTCTTTGCAAGTACGCAATTCGCGCCCCCCGGCGCACTGCCTTCAAACTATTTCTATCTGGCGGGCAGCGATCCCGGTTTGACGCCGGAGAAGGCGAAGACTTACTCGGCGGGCGGCGATTATTCTCCGCCGTTCATTCCCGGCCTGACCCTGGGGGCGACGTGGTGGCGGGTGAAATATTCCAACATCGTCTCCATCGCATTTCCGCCTGCACTTTATACAGATTCTAGCCTTGCGCAGTATTTCACCAACAATCCCACAGATGCGCAGATCGCCAATTTTATCGGAAATCTCCGTGTCGACGGTCTGGCCGCGAACGACCTGGCGTCGCGCGTAGCCTTGCTGTCGGGCGCGACGCGGATGATCGATCTGCGACGTAAGAACCTGGGCGTGCTTGATGCGCGCGGCATCGACTTCACGTTCAATTACAAGCGCTCGATCGGACCGGGCACGTTCCTTGCGAACTGGTCCGGAACGCGGATGAGCAGTTGGGAAACGAAGGTTTCTCCGACCGCGCCCACGGTGGATAACTTTGCCAACGGGACGCAGATTCGCTGGCGGTGGCGTGGATCGGGAAGCTATTCGATTGGTGGTGCAAACCTCCTGCTTGCCTATAATTATGTAGGTGGCTTCACCAATCTCGGCGTCGCGGCGCAGCCCAGGGTCAAGGCGTTCAAGACCCTTGATCTTGTGGCGAGCTACGAGATCAAGAGCGATAGCTTCCTGAACGGACTGGAGCTTACGCTCAATATCGACAATCTGACCGATCAGGATCCACCCATCCGCTTCTCGGGCAATGGATACTCTACCGTATCCAATCCGCTCGGGCGCACATTCACCTTCGGCGTCCGCAAGAAATTCTAGTTCCCCACCTCGGGCCGGGTTCCGCAACGAGCCCGGCCCTGTTTTCTCAAGCGGGAACGGTCGAGGTCCGAGGTGACGCGCGATCGGCTTCTCATGGATGGCAAGGCTATGATGATGATGCACGACCGACACGTCTCGAAATCGATGATGTGGGCGCTGCTCTTAACAGCGATGCCTGCCGTCGCTCATGCGGCCGTCGCCTCGCAACCCGCATCGTCTGATCCGCTTCTTTCGGGATTTGCGGATCCTGGTGCGTCGGCGCGGCCGCGTGTGTGGTGGCACTGGATGAACGGGAACGTGACACCGGAGGGTATCCGCAAGGACATGGAATGGATGAAGCGGGTCGGGATTGCCGGCCTGCAGGCGTTCGACGCGGGGCAGGCGACGCCACAGGTGGTGGCCAAGCGGCTGCCCTACATGACGGATGGGTGGAAGGCGGCGTTCAAGGAGGCCGCGACGCTGGCGGACAGGCTGGATCTGGAACTGGGGATCGCGGCGTCGCCGGGCTGGAGCGAGACGGG
This DNA window, taken from Sphingomonas sp. AP4-R1, encodes the following:
- a CDS encoding TonB-dependent siderophore receptor, which codes for MKHSKLFVRRLQIVMLAGTASSAILPALAQAQSMPATQQDAASSQTPEPETGENSPAVLPARAASSGPSDAEIAEIIVTGTSIRGAAPVGSALISVTRDQITAIGAQTTQDIIRNTPAFGAFGQALVPTGDFGQVGIKPSIHNIGNGATLTLMNGHRLVGAGILQTNADPSVIPPAAVERIEVIADGASAIYGSDAVAGVVNIILRKNFNGIELSGRYGFADNYRTFDLNGVIGRSWGTGSIMVAGEFTGNDSLFGRNRDYVLQDQRSIGFNDLRTTASIPPNITMQGVTYAYPGFGTTPNLYDSSQVGSLIPRSRRYSFAAYARQEVTDHIELYSDAFYSRRKSVVTVDPGGITPTITTANPFFVRVPGTTANTQIARLSLLPLIGALYTPSKLKGMGIVLGTNIDIGSDFRVTIEGNLGHEDDTNKQQTINNSAVAAAAAGTTTATALDPYTGRTNPSVVAGLVGVNDARNIQNLREAMAKIDGPLFDLPGGSVKIAAGIQYHYESLKQSYNTIGVNGTLVSKLSRNFLSQYAEVLIPVFGDDFVFPLLRKVDLSASIRHDKYSDVGNTTNPKFGINWSPARGMNLHGSYGTSFRAPPLADKNPASIDTRVQPLFASTQFAPPGALPSNYFYLAGSDPGLTPEKAKTYSAGGDYSPPFIPGLTLGATWWRVKYSNIVSIAFPPALYTDSSLAQYFTNNPTDAQIANFIGNLRVDGLAANDLASRVALLSGATRMIDLRRKNLGVLDARGIDFTFNYKRSIGPGTFLANWSGTRMSSWETKVSPTAPTVDNFANGTQIRWRWRGSGSYSIGGANLLLAYNYVGGFTNLGVAAQPRVKAFKTLDLVASYEIKSDSFLNGLELTLNIDNLTDQDPPIRFSGNGYSTVSNPLGRTFTFGVRKKF